In Phenylobacterium zucineum HLK1, one DNA window encodes the following:
- a CDS encoding FecCD family ABC transporter permease, translating into MRPLVLNLALAAGVLAFAAAGLLLGETALSGAQYAQAFRDPASGPHVVLFEIRLPRTVAALVVGAALGLAGAVMQGLLRNPLADPGVLGVSGGAGLGAALAISLGLSAIPGAIEAAALAAALATGLLLTGLAARFREPETLILFGVALSAFLGALTSLVFNFSPSPVTLAEVFGWLLGSVANRDWVDIARQIPALAVGGALSLYAARGLVMLTLGEEAAALSGLPMTRLRAAAVAGASLLTGASVAMAGIVGFVGLAAPHLVRAGAGGDPGRMLLPSALAGAVLLAAADLAARLIPTDIELKLGVVTALFGAPLFALIAWRAARSWRG; encoded by the coding sequence GTGAGGCCGCTCGTCCTCAACCTCGCGCTGGCGGCCGGCGTCCTTGCCTTCGCCGCCGCCGGCCTGCTGCTGGGCGAGACGGCGCTCAGCGGCGCCCAGTACGCCCAGGCGTTCCGCGACCCGGCCTCGGGCCCCCACGTGGTGCTGTTCGAGATCCGCCTGCCGCGGACCGTCGCGGCCCTGGTGGTTGGGGCGGCCCTGGGGCTGGCGGGCGCGGTGATGCAGGGCCTCCTGCGCAATCCCCTGGCCGATCCCGGCGTGCTCGGGGTCTCGGGCGGGGCGGGGCTCGGGGCGGCGCTCGCCATCTCGCTGGGCCTGTCGGCGATCCCGGGCGCCATCGAAGCCGCCGCGCTGGCCGCGGCCCTCGCGACCGGCCTCCTGCTGACGGGCCTGGCCGCCCGCTTCCGCGAACCCGAGACCCTGATCCTGTTCGGCGTCGCGCTCTCGGCCTTCCTCGGCGCGCTGACCTCGCTGGTGTTCAACTTCTCGCCCTCGCCGGTGACCCTCGCCGAGGTGTTCGGCTGGCTGCTGGGCTCGGTGGCCAATCGCGACTGGGTAGACATCGCCCGCCAGATCCCGGCCCTGGCGGTGGGCGGGGCCTTGAGCCTCTACGCCGCCCGCGGCCTCGTCATGCTGACCCTGGGCGAGGAGGCGGCGGCGCTCTCGGGCCTGCCCATGACCCGCCTGCGCGCCGCCGCGGTGGCCGGCGCCTCGCTGCTGACCGGCGCCTCGGTGGCCATGGCCGGCATCGTCGGCTTCGTGGGCCTGGCCGCGCCGCACCTCGTCCGGGCCGGGGCGGGCGGCGATCCGGGCCGGATGCTGCTGCCCTCGGCGCTGGCGGGGGCGGTGCTGCTGGCCGCCGCCGATCTCGCCGCCCGCCTGATTCCCACCGACATCGAGCTGAAGCTGGGCGTCGTCACGGCCCTGTTCGGCGCGCCGCTGTTCGCCCTGATCGCCTGGCGCGCGGCCAGGAGCTGGCGCGGATGA
- a CDS encoding TetR/AcrR family transcriptional regulator: MTAVGTTTRRSARKAKGDGHLRRAEILEAAERIFVAEGYEGATIRKIADEVGVSSTALYMHFPDKGAILLEICERTLRELLQNNRDIAAKPLDPVVRVRMMLDAYMRWGFEHPNAYQLVYSTPRPVSAQPWPEGTADLSRQCYEIFSGVVREIAASGRLRTGGADSAAQALWTACHGLVALMTARPGFGWAPREELMQVSLEGLLHGLVID; this comes from the coding sequence GTGACTGCTGTGGGGACCACCACGCGCCGATCGGCGCGCAAGGCCAAGGGGGACGGGCACCTTCGCCGGGCCGAGATCCTGGAGGCCGCCGAACGCATCTTCGTGGCCGAGGGCTACGAGGGCGCGACGATCCGCAAGATCGCCGACGAGGTGGGGGTTTCCTCCACCGCCCTCTACATGCACTTCCCGGACAAGGGCGCGATCCTGCTCGAGATCTGCGAGCGCACCCTTCGCGAGCTGCTGCAGAACAACCGGGACATCGCCGCCAAGCCGCTGGATCCGGTGGTCCGCGTGCGGATGATGCTGGACGCCTACATGCGCTGGGGCTTCGAGCATCCCAACGCCTATCAGCTTGTCTACAGCACGCCCCGTCCGGTATCGGCCCAGCCGTGGCCGGAAGGGACGGCGGACCTGAGCCGACAATGCTACGAGATCTTCTCCGGCGTGGTGCGCGAGATCGCCGCCAGCGGGCGCTTGCGCACCGGCGGCGCCGATTCGGCGGCCCAGGCGCTCTGGACGGCCTGCCATGGCCTGGTGGCCCTAATGACCGCCCGCCCGGGCTTCGGCTGGGCCCCGCGCGAGGAGCTGATGCAGGTCTCGCTGGAAGGCCTGCTGCACGGCCTCGTCATCGACTGA
- a CDS encoding ABC transporter substrate-binding protein — translation MASPGEGQAAPRVMSLDSCADQYVMGLAPRAAIVGVSTRADDADSRLRALAPGLPRRRIDLESVLAARPDVVVRYWGGEPRLIAALERRGVQVVTIPDATGFDDIRRTVRTVAAALDRHAAGEAAIARMNAQLARAAGAWGGARVLYMTPGGVTAGPGTLVDAILRAAGLTNAETRPGFQTISLEGLALSPPQTVVLGFFDTFQLSGDSWGIGRHRVLQTVARERAVARLPGALLGCPDWGAGEAVALLAAEAPR, via the coding sequence GTGGCGTCGCCCGGTGAGGGGCAAGCCGCGCCGCGGGTGATGTCGCTGGATTCCTGCGCCGACCAGTACGTCATGGGTCTGGCCCCGCGCGCCGCCATCGTCGGCGTCTCGACCCGGGCCGACGACGCCGATTCCCGGCTTCGCGCCCTTGCGCCCGGCCTGCCCAGGCGCCGCATCGACCTGGAGAGCGTCCTGGCCGCCCGGCCCGACGTGGTGGTCCGCTATTGGGGCGGCGAGCCCCGGCTGATCGCGGCGCTGGAGCGGCGCGGCGTGCAGGTGGTCACGATTCCCGACGCGACGGGCTTCGACGACATCCGCCGCACGGTGCGCACCGTGGCCGCCGCCCTCGATCGGCACGCCGCCGGCGAGGCCGCCATCGCCCGCATGAACGCCCAGCTCGCCCGCGCCGCCGGCGCCTGGGGCGGGGCGCGGGTCCTCTACATGACGCCGGGCGGCGTCACCGCCGGGCCGGGCACCCTCGTCGACGCCATCCTGCGGGCGGCGGGGCTGACCAACGCCGAGACCCGTCCCGGCTTCCAGACGATCTCGCTCGAGGGCCTGGCGCTGTCGCCGCCCCAGACCGTCGTGCTGGGATTTTTCGACACGTTCCAGCTCTCGGGCGACAGCTGGGGAATCGGCCGGCATCGGGTGCTCCAGACGGTGGCGCGCGAGCGCGCCGTCGCCCGCCTGCCCGGCGCCCTCCTTGGCTGTCCCGACTGGGGCGCGGGCGAGGCCGTGGCGCTGCTGGCGGCCGAGGCGCCCCGGTGA
- a CDS encoding ABC transporter ATP-binding protein: MNLPLALHDAAVRRGRRLVLDGAGLEARAGEVVGVVGANGSGKTTLLRAALGLVRLERGRASLCGREVARLSEAERARLAGYLPQDRHIGWNMSAWRVASLGAALAPPAQARHRAEAALARVGLGGLADRGVLQMSGGERARVLLARLLATEAPLLVADEPAAGLDPDAQLLALDLFREEAGRGAAVVLTLHDLALAARACDRLVVLAAGRVVAEGPAGQALTPEVLARAFGLVGRLELAPDGAMLAVRREGAPR, encoded by the coding sequence ATGAACCTCCCGCTGGCCCTCCACGACGCCGCGGTCCGCCGCGGCCGCCGCCTCGTCCTCGACGGGGCGGGCCTCGAGGCGCGCGCCGGCGAGGTGGTGGGGGTGGTCGGCGCCAACGGCTCGGGCAAGACCACGCTGCTGCGCGCGGCCCTGGGCCTAGTGCGGCTGGAGCGCGGCCGCGCCAGCCTCTGCGGCCGCGAGGTCGCCCGCCTATCCGAGGCCGAGCGTGCGCGCCTGGCCGGCTACCTGCCGCAGGACCGGCACATCGGCTGGAACATGAGCGCCTGGCGGGTGGCCAGCCTCGGCGCAGCGCTGGCCCCGCCCGCGCAGGCCCGCCACCGGGCCGAGGCGGCCCTGGCGCGTGTCGGGCTGGGCGGGCTCGCCGACCGCGGCGTGCTGCAGATGTCCGGCGGCGAGCGGGCCCGGGTGCTGCTGGCGCGGCTGCTGGCGACCGAGGCGCCCCTGCTGGTGGCCGACGAGCCGGCCGCCGGCCTCGATCCCGACGCCCAGCTCCTGGCGCTCGACCTGTTCCGTGAGGAGGCGGGGCGGGGGGCCGCCGTGGTCCTCACCCTGCACGACCTGGCGCTGGCGGCCCGCGCCTGCGACCGCCTCGTGGTCCTCGCCGCCGGGCGCGTCGTCGCCGAGGGTCCGGCCGGACAGGCCCTGACGCCCGAAGTGCTGGCCCGCGCCTTCGGCCTGGTGGGCCGGTTGGAGCTGGCCCCCGACGGCGCCATGCTGGCGGTCAGGCGGGAAGGGGCCCCTCGATGA